The Vibrio aerogenes nucleotide sequence TGGCAGCAACCCAGCCAGATCATACCCGGCAGGGGAAACTGATGAGCCTGATTTATCATGACCTGTTTCACCGGATAGGGGTTCCGCTCCGGCTGGTTCATTTACCACTGAAAAGGGCTTCACAAGAGGCAAATCAGGGTAAAATTGACGGTGAAGTTGGCCGGATTTATGAGTACAGCCAGATATACACGAATATGAGGCGGGTTGAATTTCCTGTCGTGCAGGTCTCTGCGGGGGCCTTTGCCCGGCGGATGGATAAAATCAAGCTCAATGATGGATGGGACAGCTTATATGGTACACCCTACAGTATTGGCTATCAGCGGGGCATTGTGTCCAGTGAAGTGAATCTGAAGAAGCGGGTTCCACCGGGGCGGTTAAGCCCGGCAACCAGTGTTCAGCAGGGGATTTTAAAACTGAAATACGGACGAACGGACCTGTTTGTTCACTCGCATGGCATTGTCGCCGATAACTATCTGACTCAGGAGGAGTTTAAAGATATTGAAGTGATTGCGATTATGCAGGTGGTTCCGATATACCCTTATGTCTATAAGAAACATCAGGCAATGGCTGCGGTGATGGCTGATACGCTGCAACAGATGAAACGTGAGGGGGTTTTATATCAGTTTTGTATGCAGGCATACGCTGAGTTGGCGGCCAATCATTGTTATCAGGAAGGCGGAAAATATTCTCAGCTCCAGTGGTGATCTGTTTTGTGATCCCTTTGGGTGTCAGCCGGAGAGCACTGCCTTCAGACTTAATCACTGAAATAGTCCGGATATTTTTGTGAAAACAATCAATTTTTTGCATGTGATATTGGTGTTGTATGTAAACCTGAAGTAACTTTATTGATATTAAGGTTAATTTTTTGTTGAGCAGAAAACAGTTCAGGTCGAGGGTGCGTATGGATATAAGCAGTATAGAACAACTGATTGGAAGACAGCCTTCGGATATAAAACCTCAGACAGCAGGACAAAGCAGCCGGATTTCTCCGGAGCGTGCGACCCCCCGTTCAGACTCCCGTAAGGAAGCACCGGCGGAATTACAGCCAGAGACGCATCCATCATTTCTGACGGAATGGGACCCGGCTGATCCCTCCGTACAAAAATCGACCCTGGAGATTGTCGATTCATTACTCAAATATCACAATATTGGTTTGCAGGCATCCCTGCACCACCGGGGACAGGAAGCTTATATCGCCCTGCATGATACGGAGAGCGGTCTTGAAATTAAGCGGATGAAAATTGAGGAAGTCCTGCGGGTCCTGGCCCGGACAAATCATCATATAGTGGATGATTCTGTATGATTTACAGCCGGAAATACCATGATTGAAATTCTCCCGAACTGGCATCCGATGCTGATACATTTTGCAATTTCGCTACTGTTTTTTACCGGTGCGGCACAGATTTTTATATGTATCCGTTCCCCCGGAGAACAACATCCGATCCATTTTGTGATGAAATGGCTTGTGGTGGGAGGTGCCATTTCAGTAATTGCAGCTGTGGGTTCCGGATTTCATGCCTATGAGAGCCTGTCGCTCGATGGGCCGGCACAGGCAGAAATGATGATGCACCGGAATTATGCACTCGGTACGACATGTGTTTTTCTGGCAGGTGCCATCATCTATCTGTTTTTCTCCTCATCTTTACGTTCTCTGGCCTGTCTTTGTTTTATTCTGGCATTGCTGCTGGTCACGATTACAGGGTTTCATGGCGGGGAACTGGTCTTCCGTCATGGTTTAGGCGTGATGCCACAAACAGACCTTTTACCGGAAAGTGATGCCGTAAAGTGGTGAGACATCAGCGCGTGTTTATCTTTCACCGCAAAGGTTATCTGTTTGATTATACCTGACAGTTTTCATTCAGACGCCTGAGCAATTTGGCTGGTGTTCCGCCATATAAACAATCGGGTGGCACATCATCATTGACCACGGAGCCGGCGGCAATCACGGATCGGGCGCCAATGGTCACCCCCTGATTGATCACTACATTGCCGCCAATCCAGACATCATCTTCGACCACGATCGGTTTACAAAGCGTTTCCCAGCCCCGGCGCTGACGATAATCCAGCGAGTGTCCGGCAGTATAAAACTGTGCACTGGGCCCAATCAGGACATCATTGCCAATGGTAATCGGTGCGCCATCCAGCATGACGGCATTGATGTTGATGAAACTATGGCTGCCAAGGGAAATAGTTTGGCCAAATTCACAGAAGAAAGGAGAGCGAATCATACTGTCCTGGCCTATCTCTTTGAGTAAATCCCTGAGAATGGTGATGCGTGTCGGGTCATCTGTTGTCTGATTCAGCTGGCCTAATACGGCAGTCACGCCGCTGCGGAGTTGTCTGAGATGAATGTCGTTGCCATCGAATCTCTGGCCAGACATCATTTTTTCAATTTCTGTCATCATATTTTCCTCAAAATCACGGTTTACATTGATCTGAAAAAGGGATATTTGTACCAAAGCATACCTTGCTGCCCAACCTGAAATAATGAGATCTATCGCATATTTTATTCGTGTTGTCTGCAACAGGTTAATCACGACAGCAATATACAGGAGCTGAACAATGATCTTCAGAGAAATGGTGATTGCGGATTACCCGCAGGTGATGACGTTATGGTCAGCCACCGAGTCGATGTCACTGCGTGATGCCGATTCCAGAGAAAATATCGGTGCTTATTTATCCCGTAATCCGGGGCTGAGTTTTGTTGCCTGCCAGGGCTCTAAAATTGTCGGTGCAGTCCTGACCGGAACAGATGGTCGCCGGGGGTATCTGCAGCATCTGGCTGTTGATCAAACGCTGCGTGGCCAGGGTGTCGGTAAACAGCTGGTGAGATGCTGCGTTTCTGCGCTTGAACAGCAGGGGATTGCAAAAACACATTTGTTTGTTGCAAATGAAAATCTTTGTGCGCAGACGTTTTATGAACGATTGGGCTGGTACCCGCGGGATGAGGTCCGGATGTATTCGTTTAATGCATCGGAGCATCAGAATGTTTAACCGCATCACAAGCATACTCAGTGGCAAAGATAACGTGCTATACTCCGCTGCTGTTATCCCCGGCGCCTTCAGGTGATTTGGGGATAAATTATTTATCGTCAGTTTGATTGATATTGAGCTTTTCACTCACTAACCGGGGCCAACATGCCATTTTCCAGACTCGGGCTTTGCCAGCCAATTGTTCAGGCATTATCTGCATTGAATTACACCAAACCAACCACGATTCAGAGTAAAGCGATTCCAGTCATTCTGGAAGGGCGGGATTTAATTGCAGCGGCACAGACCGGCACCGGTAAAACAGCTGGGTTTATGCTGCCAATACTGGAGAAGCTTCGTCATGCTCAGGCACAGAAGAAAAAGCGGGTACGGGCTTTGGTATTGGTGCCTACCCGTGAGCTGGCGATTCAGGTTGCGGAAAATACGGCTGCATTTGCAAAAAATCTGCCACTCACTTGCCTTGCCATGTATGGCGGTGTTGATGAGCAAACCCAGAAAAACGCGTTGATTGAAGGTGTCGATATTTTGATTGCGACGCCGGGGCGTTTGCTGGATATGTACCGCCAGCGCGCTGTTTACTTCGAAGAGATTGAAGTTCTGGTCCTGGATGAAGCGGACCGGATGCTGGACATGGGATTCATTGACGACATTAATCAGGTATTTGACCGGTTGCCCGGAGACATCCAGCATGTATTATTTTCTGCAACCTTATCTCACCGGGTCCGTGATTTGGCAAAAACCGTGATTCAGGATCCGGATGAAATCAGTATTGCAGCCAGACAAGCTTCCAAGAAAAATATCGAACAGTGGCTGATCACTGTCGACAAAGATAAAAAATCAGCCTTACTCAGTCATCTGATTCTGGAAAATCACTGGGATCAGACACTGATTTTTATTGAGACTAAACATGGTGCGGCCAAACTGGTCTCTCAGCTGGAAAAAAGAGGCATTGCCGCCGAAGCATTTCATAGTGGCCGAAGTCAGGCCGTGCGGGCCAAACTGTTAGCAGATTTCAAATCAGGGGCTGTGAAATATCTCGTTTCGACCGGTGTTGCTGCCCGCGGGATTGACATTGAAGCGCTGCCAAGAGTGGTGAATTATGATTTGCCATTCCCGGCCGATGAATATGTTCACCGGATTGGCCGGACCGGGCGGGCAGGGGTTGCCGGAGAAGCGATTTCTCTGGTTTCAAAAGACAACTTTAAAAACCTTTGTATGATCGAAAGTCGTTTGGGACATTTGATTGAGCGGCGGGTGATTGAAGGCTTTGAACCGAAAAAGCCGGTGCCCCTGAATAAAAGACTGAATCCGTCCTCCTGAGCCTTTTTGGGCGGGTCACAGGGGACCGTTGAGACTCAGCGGTCCCGCATGCCGATGGTTCAATACCGGATAATCTGAACAAAAGCGAAATATTCGTTTCATTTACTCTTGATTATCCTTGTTTTGTGCCCGGCTCAGACCCCATTATAACATTCCCCGTTTTTTACTTTTTTCCTCAGATGATACCTGAATGATGCGCTCTTCCTTCCTTTCAAAGCAAGGGATAGCTCTGTTTTTACGCTTTGAATGCTGTGTATATCCGGATATTCAGAAAAGTGTGATGCGTCACAAAATAAACTCAATAATTCGTTTTAAATTGATTATGAAATATTTATTTCGTATAAAGAGTTTATCCGTTTCAGCATAATAACCGGAGTGTTAAGCAGGTGTGCTGCCGGGCGGCTCTTGTAAGACTGACGGTGAAACATTTACCGTCTCAGTTAAAGAGAGAATGATCACAACCTGATCCGCGGGTGTTGCTGCTACCCCGGGAATTGGTTTGATTCACACAATATAACAAATAAGGATGAGAGAAATGAAAGTGCTTCAGAATTTTATCAATGGTCAGATTTCTGAGAGCCAGAGTCATCGCTTTGGTGCCATTTATAATCCGGCTAATGGTGAGCAGATTCGTCAGGTTGTGTTGAGCTCTGCCAAAGAAACAGAAGCTGCAGTGGCAGCGGCTGAGCAGGCTTTTCCTGCCTGGTCCAAAACATCGCCGCTGAAACGGGCGCGTGTCATGTTTCGTTTTAAAGCATTGCTGGAACAGAATATGGATCGTCTGGCAAAAACTATCTCTGAAGAACACGGCAAGGTGTATTCAGATGCTGTGGGAGAAATTACCCGTGGCCTGGAAGTGGTTGAATTTGCCTGTGGTATTCCACACCTGCAGAAGGGAGAGCATTCTGCGAATGTCGGGACGGGTGTTGACAGCCATTCTCTGATGCAGCCTTTGGGCGTTTGTGCCGGAATTACGCCATTTAATTTCCCGGCAATGGTGCCGATGTGGATGTTCCCGATCTCGCTTGCAACAGGCAATACTTTTGTTTTGAAACCTTCCGAAAAAGATCCCAGCCTTGGATTAATTATGGCTGAGCTGTTGAAAGAAGCTGGTTTGCCTGACGGCGTTTTTAACGTGGTAAACGGTGATAAAGAAGCGGTCGATGTGTTATTAACTGATCCGCGGGTCCAGGCTGTGAGCTTTGTTGGCTCGACACCCATCGCCGAATATATTTACAGTACAGCTTCAGCCCATGGCAAGCGTTGTCAGGCACTTGGCGGCGCTAAAAATCATTGTATCCTGATGCCGGATGCTGACATGGATATGGCTGCAAATGCGATTATGGGGGCAGGTTTTGGTGCGGCCGGTGAGCGTTGTATGGCATTGTCTGTGGTGGTTGCTGTCGGTGATGATACGGCGGATACCCTGATTGCCAAACTGGAAGAGAAAATTGCGCAGATGCGGGTTGGACCCGGTTTAACCGACGGACCAGAAAACGACATGGGCCCGGTGATTTCAGCTCAGCATCAGGAAAAAATTTGCGGATATATCGATTCCGGTGAAGCGCAGGGTGCGAAAATTGTTGTGGATGGACGTGGTTATCAGGTGCCGGGACATGAAGCCGGTTATTTTGTCGGGCCGACTCTGATTGATCAGGTATCGCCTGAGATGACTATCTATAAAGAAGAAATCTTTGGCCCGGTACTTTCAGTGGTCCGGGTGAGCGATTATGAGACTGGATTAGCCTTGGTCAATCACCATGAATACGGTAACGGTACGGCTATTTTTACCCGTGATGGCGAAACGGCGCGCCAGTTTAGTGAAGATGTGATTGCAGGAATGGTTGGCGTGAATGTGCCGATTCCTGTCCCTATGGCATTTCATAGCTTTGGCGGATGGAAACGTTCCATTTTCGGGCCACTGAATGTACACGGTAATGATGGTGTTCGTTTTTATACCCGTATGAAGACCGTCACCAGTCGCTGGCCGGCCAGTGTGCGTCTGGAAAAACACACCAGCGCATTTGTGATGCCGACCATGGATTAAGAGCGTGGAATAAACGCTTTACTGATTTCCAGAGATCAATTTTTCAGACGTCAATGCCCGGATAAGCTCCGGGCATTGTTTCAAATCATTATTTCAGCTAAGCGCTTATTGTAGCTGGCTGAGCCATTGATTGGACTTAAACCACTTGTTGTAAATACGATCATAAGTCCCGTCACCTTTGATCTGTTTCAGGTAGTTATTCAGCAGGTTGACAAAATCACTGTCTCCCTGACGCACAGCCCATCCCAGAGGTTCAAATGTGAAAGGCTGGTCCAGATGAATCACTTTACCCGGATTTCTGGCAGAGTAGACGGCGTTATAAGAACCATCGTAGACAAAAGCATCGGCTTTATTATTTGCAACCTGAAGGGCAGCATCTGCGGAGGTTTCGAAGAGATTCAGTTTCGCTTTGGACAGATATTTCTTTGCAGCTTCGGCGCCAGTCGTTCCCAGTTGAGCTGAAATTGTATATTCAGGGGCGTTTAAGTCACGGTAAGATTTGATTTTTCCTTTGAGAGACGGAGAAATCAGGACGGTCTGACCCGCCTGAAAGTAGGCGTCAGCAAACGCAACACTCATATTGCGTTTCGGTGTGATGGTCATCCCGCCAATAAAGTCACAGCGATTGGTTTGCAGTGCCGGAATAATGCCGTCCCACCCGGTGTTCACCGGGACAAATTTGACACCCATTGAGCGTGCCATGTGTTTTGCAATATCAATGTCGAAACCAATAAAACGACCGTTTTTACTGGTCATTTCAAACGGAAGGTAGCCAGCTTCAAAGCAAAACTTAAGTTCGCCGGATTTAAGAATGCCTGAAATCGTTGATTCACTGGCTGTGGCAGGTAAAGCTGATAATGTTGCACTACTGATAGCCAGCAGTACGAGAGAATGACGAATTCCTTTTTTTAATTGGTCGGATTTCATTGTTTTTATACTTCCATAGATATGCAGATAATGAGAAAACATGGCGTCACATCATCATCCCGTTGTGTTTACTGGTATCACAGATGATTCACGGACATCTGGTGATCATACCGGCAGTATGAGCCGGGTATGCATCATCGAAGAAAAAAGCCGAAAGTTCAATTCTTTATTTTTATATCTTATCTGTTTATTGACTGAACTATTGATTGAAATGTGTTTTGATAAGTTTACATATTTCGCACTTAATTAATTTTTAAATTAACAGTAATTCCTCTATACAAGCACTGCGATTGATGGCATAATTCGTCTCACAAAATGATTGAATATTCAATCTTCTGAAAATAAAAAAACATCAAAAAAATTATATACTAACAACGTCAGATTGGCTTACCCTCCGGGGTAAGCCTTTTCATTTTCCGGATACCGGCAGGTATAAAAAATGCCCTCTCAAGCCGGGCATTTCATCATCATTGTGTCAATGATTCAGTCTTCAAAATTATGCAGCAGTTTGTATTTTAATTGTTTCTTACCCGCTTCCAGCACTTGAATTTTAACACCTCTGAAGGTAATGATATCCGACTTGGCGAGATCAAAAGTAATGCTGTTTGCTGCGGTGGGTACGGCTGTGCTGTTGATATATTCGCGGTATCTGATGCTGATTTTTTTGCCGTCTTTATGCCCGTTATAGGTCAGGGTCCGGACAATATTTTCTCCGCGGTCTGAGCCCACATCTTTTTTGGTATAGTCACCCCGGGCGCAGCTTTTCTTCCCGTGTCTGGTGATGAGACAAATATCTGCCCCTGCTTTTTTCTCAACCGATATCGCTTCTACTTCATCTGCAGATTTGGCTTTAGTGATGCCATAAGGCAGGAAAAAGGTGTGTGCTTTATCGTAGCCCATTTGTTTATATGCTGTCGCAATGACTTTATAGTTTGAGATCTGAATATCTTTGTTGACGATCAGCATTTTTTCCATCGCAACTTTCCCTTTTTCGACCAGTGTCTGCCCCAGAGTCGCGGTACTGATAGTCCCGATAGCCGGTGACTCTGGATTTCTGATCAATAACTCGGGGCCATTATATGGCACGGATGCCCATGCAGCATTCCCGATAAGAAAGAAAATACAACCTGATAATGATAATACGAGATTCTTTTTCATATTTGTTCTGTTTTATTGTGGTTTGACGTTGTTGTTCAATTTTAAGCATATGCAGAAAAAATAACAGCTTCCGCTTTCGGTTAAGTGATATTGGTGGAATAGTTCGGCAAATATTGGGTGATTTGATTTATTGAGTCATTTGATAATTGCTGGTTTGTTGTCTATAAAAAAATGAGGCCCGAGACTATATTGGGCGGCGCTTCCAGCTCACATCCTTTGGAGTCACAGATGATATCACTGACGAAACGTTTGATTCATTTCTTCTTCATCCCTTTTTTACTTGTCATATTGATATCGACGGCTGCTTTTGCATCAACTTACCGGTTTGCCTTGTTCGCTCCGAGAAATGATCCTTTCTGGCTGGGAATGGAAGCGATGATGCAGGCTACCTGTGCGGATTTGAAAGTCGAGTGTGAAGTGTATTATTCCTATGATAATCAATATGAAATGCTGAGGCAGATGGAAAGAGCAATGACAGGTAAAAATAAAGTTGATGCGATTATATTCCAGAACTTTAAGTTGCTCGGCGCTCAGTTTATTAAGCTGGCAGAGAAACACAAGGTTGCTGCTTTTTTACTGAATGCCCCATTATCAGCAGCAGATTATCAGGTGATGGGCAAACCCAGAGAGAAATATAAATTCTGGTTGGGAGAAATGCTGCCGGATGATGAGTGGGCGGGAGAAGAAGTGGCCAATATTTTAATTGATGCTGCAATTCAAAAAGGAAAGCTGGAAAAAGAAGGGAAAATTGGTTTAATTGCGATTAATGGTATTACCTCAGACGGTGCGGCAATTGAGCGGATGAAAGGCCTGAATAATGCACTGCGTAAGCGCAATGATGTTATTTTGTATCAGGCGTTCAATGGGTACTGGGAGTCAGAGCAGGGCAGAAGTAAGTTTTTGCATGCTTATGGCCGTTATCCGCAGACCGATGTGGTGTGGGCAGCCAGTGACAATATTGCAATTGGGGTGGTGCAGGGAATTGAAGCGTTAGGCATGACGCCCGGTGTTGATGTGTTGACCGGAGGGATTAACTGGTCAGCTCAGGGAATTCAGGCGGTTGAAAGTGGTGTTTTTGAAATGAGTATCGGTGGTCACCTGATGGAAGCTTCCTGGAGTGTTATCATGCTATATGATTATTTTCAGGGGATTGATTTTAATTCTGAAGGTGTGAGCTTCAAATCGGGTATGTATGCAATACGTCACGATGAAGGACAAAATTTTCAGCAAATATTTTCGCGGAAAAACTGGGGTAAAATTGACTTCCAGCGCTTTTCGAAGCACTACAATCCGGAACTGAAAAAGTATCGGTTTGATGTGCAGAATGTGCTGGAACAACTGAAAGAATTGGCTCAGCCACAGGATCAGTAAGCAGATCCAAAGCGACAAAATATGTCTCAATAGCTGGTTTCAAGTGCACGGATAATTGTGCTGCTGTTATATTCGCTGTTCAGGCATTGACTCAGCATTTTTTGTAGTTCAGCTTTACTGGTTGGCTTTGTCAGGCGGCCATCCATCAACTCCTGAATCAGCTGCAACTCTTTTTCACCTGACTCGCCGGATAAGGCAATCACCGGTGTATCCGGTGAAAGAGCTTTTATCTCTGTTGTCGCTTCAAAGCCGTTCATAACCGGCATTTGGATATCCATGATGACTAAATCCACCTGATTATGACGGAAAATATCCAGCG carries:
- a CDS encoding substrate-binding periplasmic protein, which produces MSRKLTLPVAIGWLLASRMVVASSETIPNQRAATGQAEAPKPFVMAATQPDHTRQGKLMSLIYHDLFHRIGVPLRLVHLPLKRASQEANQGKIDGEVGRIYEYSQIYTNMRRVEFPVVQVSAGAFARRMDKIKLNDGWDSLYGTPYSIGYQRGIVSSEVNLKKRVPPGRLSPATSVQQGILKLKYGRTDLFVHSHGIVADNYLTQEEFKDIEVIAIMQVVPIYPYVYKKHQAMAAVMADTLQQMKREGVLYQFCMQAYAELAANHCYQEGGKYSQLQW
- a CDS encoding DUF2231 domain-containing protein; translated protein: MIEILPNWHPMLIHFAISLLFFTGAAQIFICIRSPGEQHPIHFVMKWLVVGGAISVIAAVGSGFHAYESLSLDGPAQAEMMMHRNYALGTTCVFLAGAIIYLFFSSSLRSLACLCFILALLLVTITGFHGGELVFRHGLGVMPQTDLLPESDAVKW
- a CDS encoding sugar O-acetyltransferase translates to MTEIEKMMSGQRFDGNDIHLRQLRSGVTAVLGQLNQTTDDPTRITILRDLLKEIGQDSMIRSPFFCEFGQTISLGSHSFININAVMLDGAPITIGNDVLIGPSAQFYTAGHSLDYRQRRGWETLCKPIVVEDDVWIGGNVVINQGVTIGARSVIAAGSVVNDDVPPDCLYGGTPAKLLRRLNENCQV
- a CDS encoding GNAT family N-acetyltransferase, producing the protein MIFREMVIADYPQVMTLWSATESMSLRDADSRENIGAYLSRNPGLSFVACQGSKIVGAVLTGTDGRRGYLQHLAVDQTLRGQGVGKQLVRCCVSALEQQGIAKTHLFVANENLCAQTFYERLGWYPRDEVRMYSFNASEHQNV
- a CDS encoding DEAD/DEAH box helicase: MPFSRLGLCQPIVQALSALNYTKPTTIQSKAIPVILEGRDLIAAAQTGTGKTAGFMLPILEKLRHAQAQKKKRVRALVLVPTRELAIQVAENTAAFAKNLPLTCLAMYGGVDEQTQKNALIEGVDILIATPGRLLDMYRQRAVYFEEIEVLVLDEADRMLDMGFIDDINQVFDRLPGDIQHVLFSATLSHRVRDLAKTVIQDPDEISIAARQASKKNIEQWLITVDKDKKSALLSHLILENHWDQTLIFIETKHGAAKLVSQLEKRGIAAEAFHSGRSQAVRAKLLADFKSGAVKYLVSTGVAARGIDIEALPRVVNYDLPFPADEYVHRIGRTGRAGVAGEAISLVSKDNFKNLCMIESRLGHLIERRVIEGFEPKKPVPLNKRLNPSS
- a CDS encoding CoA-acylating methylmalonate-semialdehyde dehydrogenase, with the translated sequence MKVLQNFINGQISESQSHRFGAIYNPANGEQIRQVVLSSAKETEAAVAAAEQAFPAWSKTSPLKRARVMFRFKALLEQNMDRLAKTISEEHGKVYSDAVGEITRGLEVVEFACGIPHLQKGEHSANVGTGVDSHSLMQPLGVCAGITPFNFPAMVPMWMFPISLATGNTFVLKPSEKDPSLGLIMAELLKEAGLPDGVFNVVNGDKEAVDVLLTDPRVQAVSFVGSTPIAEYIYSTASAHGKRCQALGGAKNHCILMPDADMDMAANAIMGAGFGAAGERCMALSVVVAVGDDTADTLIAKLEEKIAQMRVGPGLTDGPENDMGPVISAQHQEKICGYIDSGEAQGAKIVVDGRGYQVPGHEAGYFVGPTLIDQVSPEMTIYKEEIFGPVLSVVRVSDYETGLALVNHHEYGNGTAIFTRDGETARQFSEDVIAGMVGVNVPIPVPMAFHSFGGWKRSIFGPLNVHGNDGVRFYTRMKTVTSRWPASVRLEKHTSAFVMPTMD
- a CDS encoding transporter substrate-binding domain-containing protein, which gives rise to MKSDQLKKGIRHSLVLLAISSATLSALPATASESTISGILKSGELKFCFEAGYLPFEMTSKNGRFIGFDIDIAKHMARSMGVKFVPVNTGWDGIIPALQTNRCDFIGGMTITPKRNMSVAFADAYFQAGQTVLISPSLKGKIKSYRDLNAPEYTISAQLGTTGAEAAKKYLSKAKLNLFETSADAALQVANNKADAFVYDGSYNAVYSARNPGKVIHLDQPFTFEPLGWAVRQGDSDFVNLLNNYLKQIKGDGTYDRIYNKWFKSNQWLSQLQ
- a CDS encoding ABC transporter substrate-binding protein; this encodes MISLTKRLIHFFFIPFLLVILISTAAFASTYRFALFAPRNDPFWLGMEAMMQATCADLKVECEVYYSYDNQYEMLRQMERAMTGKNKVDAIIFQNFKLLGAQFIKLAEKHKVAAFLLNAPLSAADYQVMGKPREKYKFWLGEMLPDDEWAGEEVANILIDAAIQKGKLEKEGKIGLIAINGITSDGAAIERMKGLNNALRKRNDVILYQAFNGYWESEQGRSKFLHAYGRYPQTDVVWAASDNIAIGVVQGIEALGMTPGVDVLTGGINWSAQGIQAVESGVFEMSIGGHLMEASWSVIMLYDYFQGIDFNSEGVSFKSGMYAIRHDEGQNFQQIFSRKNWGKIDFQRFSKHYNPELKKYRFDVQNVLEQLKELAQPQDQ